CGGCGCGGAGCGTGCAGGTGTACCAGGTGACCGCCCCCGGAAGGACCACCGCTCCTTCTCCGGTCGTCTCCCAGTGCACGTCGGCGAACCGGGTCTCCTCCGCACCTGCCAGCGCGCGGCACACCTCACCCTGCTGCTCGCCCAGGACACTCAGGCCCAGCCATGGCAGCTCCCTGAGCTTGGGCCAGGTGCGGGACGAGGTCTGCATGCACACCGAGACGAGGGGCGGGGCCAGCGATACGGAAGTGAAGGAGCTGACCGCCATTCCGACAGGGCGGTCGTCCACCATCCCGCACACCGCGATCACCCCGCTCGGGAAACGTCCGAACGCTTCCCGCAGGGCCTGCGCGTCCGTCGGTGCCACGGGGGTGGGCTGCGGCTCCAGACCCAAGCCCACCCCCGTGTGCTCAGGGGACCTGCGCTCATTGATCGACATGGTCATCACGTTCTTTCTTCCTGTGCGGCGGTCGGCTCAGCCCACTTGGGGCACGCCGCCTGCGAACATGGGAAACGGTTCGAGTCCAAGGAGTTGGCGGCCGCTCAGCTCGGCCAGCGGGTCGAAGCGGATCGCGCCATGAGTGGCCAGCACGCGCACGTCCCGCGCGAAGCGCTGGATCGGGTTCTTGAGACTCACCGTGGAGGAGCCGATGGCCAGTTGGAGCTTGTCGATGGCGTCCGCGCACAGCCGCACCGCGTAGACGAGGTCCATCGTGATCTCGGACTCCTCGGCGCCGGAGAACTCGGTCCCGGCCAGGGCGCGGCGGTCCACCTCGTCGG
The nucleotide sequence above comes from Streptomyces sp. N50. Encoded proteins:
- a CDS encoding flavin reductase family protein yields the protein MSINERRSPEHTGVGLGLEPQPTPVAPTDAQALREAFGRFPSGVIAVCGMVDDRPVGMAVSSFTSVSLAPPLVSVCMQTSSRTWPKLRELPWLGLSVLGEQQGEVCRALAGAEETRFADVHWETTGEGAVVLPGAVTWYTCTLRAELPAGDHTIALLEIDRLWTLPSAEPLVFHGSRFRRLDDSDRSAVAA